The stretch of DNA GGCCCTCGTCCTTGACTAGCCCACCCGCCTCCTGCGGCGGGCGGGGTGAGGACGAAGGGTGTCAGGTCGACATCCGGGTTGTCTCCGATGGAGGGTCGAGATGCTCCGGATCACCGAAGAGTCGATCGTTTGGCTGCGCTCGATGAAGCCGATCTGGGAACAGGTCGCGAAGCACGACAAGAACCTCGCTCGGCAGATGCGGGACAGCGCGGCGAGCGTGGTGGGGAACCTGGCCGAAGGCGAGAAGCGGGTCGGCGGACACGAGCGGGAGCGCTTCGGCACGGCCTACGGGTCGGCGGGCGAGACGCGGGTGTGGCTGCTCTCGGCGGCTGCGCTCGGGTACGTGAGTGACGAGGCGGTCGAAGGGCCCGCGGACTGGGCGGACAAGGCGCGCGCGACGATGTGGAAGCTGATGCATCGCGGGTGAGCGAGGCGAGGGTGGCTCCGGCTGCGGTCGGAGTCACTCCTCGCGTTCTTCTCGAGCTCCCGCGTGGCGCCGGCCTGTCGCTTCGAAACGACACCTCGGAGCTGCTTCCGAAGCTGCAGTCGCTCCCGCAGTCGTTCGTGCGTTCGATGCCGTTCGCGCGGCCGGAGCCGATCGCGCGGCCGTTGCCGTTCCCCGCTGCCGTTCCCGCGGTCGCTCTGCCCCGAAGAGGGGGGACGCTGATCGTCATATCGTCATTG from Sandaracinaceae bacterium encodes:
- a CDS encoding four helix bundle protein; its protein translation is MLRITEESIVWLRSMKPIWEQVAKHDKNLARQMRDSAASVVGNLAEGEKRVGGHERERFGTAYGSAGETRVWLLSAAALGYVSDEAVEGPADWADKARATMWKLMHRG